Part of the Natronobacterium gregoryi SP2 genome, GCGGTCGTCACCGGTATCGCGTTTGCGCTGGTTCCGCGGCTGTTCGACCGTGCACCGCTGACTGGCGACACCTACGGCCGACGACTGAAGTCGTTCGACCGTAACGTCCTGATCGGCGGTGCGATCTTCGGCGTCGGCTGGGGGTTGTCGGGGATCTGTCCCGGTGCAGCCTACGCCAGCCTCGGCGTCGGCAACGTCACGATCCTGTGGGCACTGGCCGGGATGTTCGTCGGCGCGTACCTCCAGGGCTACTGGCGTAGTCAACGTGCCACCTCGAGGACGACGCCCACGGGTGCCGACTGATGCGGATTGCTGTACTGATGTACCGGTGGAACCGCTTCGGGTCGCGGTTGCACCGGAACTGACGTACAGTAAACCGTCTGATATGAGGGGGGTAGTAACCGACTGCAACCCGACGGACTCGAACGTATTCGGCCGTGTTTCTATCCGGTGGGAAGAAGCAACAAGTGATTACCTCCGGGGCCATTAGCATCACTCATGAGCCCACGGGCTTTCGCCGAGGGGACGGAGACCGAGAGCCATGGAGCAATCGATCGGTTGGAGGAACAGTCGCTCCGGGTCGTCCTCAAAATCATCCGTGGCGGGTCGTGTTTTATAGACGGACTCGAGGGTGACGTCGTCGACGTAGACGTCCGACTCGAGGACGGGCACTGTCATTGTGACGTCTCGGTTCGAACGGACGACGACGGCGTCGAACGGATCGAAACGAGGTACGCCTCGAGCGAAATTTGTGCGCACTGTCCGGGGGCCGTCTTCTCCGATCACGGTTGTATCCCGCGGTATCTCGGCGTCGGCGACGGCTGGTTCGTCGTCGAGACGTACGCAGCCGACACCGACACTGTCTCCTCGCTGGTCGAGGACGTTCGAGCGGTCTGTGATCGGGTCATCGTCAAGAGTCTCGTCTCGACCGAGCGTGGCGAACACGACGACGTCTGTACGATCGACGTCTCGCCACTGACGCCGAAACAACGCGAGGCCGTCCACCACGCCGTCGAGGCTGGCTACTACGATCCCGCTACACAGGTCCCACTCGAAGACGTCGCTGCGAAACTCGAGATCTCCCCGTCGGCACTCTCTCAGCGTCTTCGCCGCGCCGAAAGTAACATTATGCGACAGGTTTCGGAGGACGGCGACGACTGAGACGGATTACTGTACCGATTTACCGGCGCAACCGCCGTCCGGCGATCGTGCTGATAACGCACTCCCATCATCCGTACGACTCGTTCGACCCAGTCGAATCTCCGAAGTCGACTCGCTCGAGGAAAGCACGGTGACGTTCGTGGTGGTGACGAGTCGCTCGCGCTGGCGACGAACCGGACGACGGCAACGGCTCGACCCGATTTCTCTCGTCTCCGTCAGCCGACGGTGACGGCCACTCGAGTCCGAATTTCCGGCCGTTCGTCGGTAGAATCGATCGCGACGACGACTGGTGTCTGCCCAATTCGACCGGATCGCTTATAAAACCCAATTTGGTTCAGAGTCGGTCCTACTGCGCTGTCGCCACTCGACCTAGACGGAGGAAACAGTATGCGACGGCACTCACAGGACCGGCACGAACTGTCGGACAGGACGGTACGATCGCCCTGTCACGAACCGGAATCGGCCGGAACTGACGCCCCCAGTTTCGAGCAGCGAGTGGAGGTGACCGACTCGTGAGCGAACGCGAGCGTTCCGGTGGGTTCGACCTCACCCGCCGGAGTGTGCTACAGACGGCGGGAGCTGCCGCCGTCGCGACGAGCCTCGGCGGTTGTCTCTCCGGCGGCGACGACCCGGCAGCCGAGTCGGACATCGCAGAAGAGACCGCCTACGGCAACTGCTGGATGTGCCATCACGCCTGTGGCCAGCAGTTGACCGTTCGCGACGGGACGGCAGTCGACATCACCGGCGTCGACGAGCACCCACGTGGTAGTGCTGGCCCCGGAACGGACGGAACGCTCTGTCCCAAAGGACAGAGCGAACTCGAGAAGCTGTACGACCCAGATCGGATCACGCAGCCGTACATCCGCGAGGACGGCGACCTTCGGGAAGCCGACTGGGACGAGGCCTTCGAATACGCGGCCCGACGGCTCGAGGAGTTCGACGAGGAACACGGCGCTGAGACGTTCCTCGACGCGACGAGTTGGTCGACGACGAATGTCCACAGTTACTTCTGGGGAAACCTCTATGGCACGCCGGAGCGCATCGGTCGTGGCCGACACGTCTGCTTCGGCGGCCCACACCTGAGCGGGAACCTGATGGGACTGGGGACGAATATGCGGTTCGTCGACTACCAGCACTCCGACTATATCATCGCGTGGGGTCGGAACGTCTTCGAGTCGTTCGCCGGTCAGTGGGAACCAAAGGGAGTCCTCGAGGCGCTCGACGATGGGGCGACGCTGGTCGTAGTCGATCCCCAGCACACGCCGACGGCCCAGAAAGCCGATCACTGGCTCCCGATCGAGCCGCGAACTGACGGCGCTCTCGCGCTCGCGATGGGGCACGTAATCGTCGAAGAAGAACTGTACGACGAGGCGTTCGTCGAGGAACAGACCCACGGCTTCGACGCCTATCGAGAAGCCGTCGACGACAAGACGCCAGAGTGGGCCGAAGACGTGACCGGGATCGACGCGGGCCTCATCCGCGAGATCGCGATTGGATTCGCAGAGGCGGCACCGGCAGCGGGGATCGCGGCCTGGACTGGCGTCGGCCAGTACGCCGAATCCCAGAAGGCCTCTCAGAACATCTTTGCGCTACACGGACTCGTCGGCAACATCGATCGTCCCGGCGGATTCCGGATGTGGCAAGGACCGCCGCTGCAGCCGAATCCGTTCGAGGAGCGTGGTATCGACCTGCCGACCAACGCGGCCGAGGAGACGCCGGCACTTCGCAAATACGACGAATACGACGAGTACCCGTTCCGGCACACGACCGGAATCGGCCACACCGTGGTCCCAGAGATGGTCGACAACGGCCACATCATGGGGATGGTCAACCACTACGACAACCCGCTCACCGACGGCTCGACGCAGGCGTGGCTCGAGGCCATCGAACAGATGGACCTCGTGATCACGATCGACGCCTACTGGAACGAACTCACCAGAAACGCCGACATCGTCTTCCCGGAGGCGATTCAGCTCGAGAAGGATACGCTGATCGACTACGCGCCAAGCTGGAGTGCGTACGAGGATCGAACGTGGCTGACCGCTTCGCGTGCGGTTCACGAGCCGATGGGTGAGTGCAAGTCGGGCTACGAGATCTACAGGGGGCTGGCCGAAGAGTTGGGCTGGGGCGAGTACTTCCCCTGGGAGGACGAGGCCGAGTACAGCGACGACCTGCTGGCGAACGTCGACTACACGTTCGACGAAATTGCCGACCAGAACTTCGTCCTGCTAGACGAGTTCGAGTACGAGCAGTGGGAAGACGGCGGTTTCCCCACGGCGACCGGGAAGTTCCAGTTCGACCTGGACGAGGAAGGCGGCTACGCCCAATCCGCCGAGGAGCTCGGAATCGATACTGCCCCCGAGTGGATTCCGCCGGGGACCTGGGGCGAAGAACCCGACGACGAGTACCCGCTGCACTTCTACGACACCCGCAGCGTGTTCTTCTCGTTCGGGGCCGACCAGCCACTCGAGCACCTTCAGGAACAGTACGCTCGAAAACACGACCTCGAGAACACCGAGTACCGGGGGAATTACCTCGTTATCAACCCACGTGACGCCGAAGAACGCGGCATCGAGACCGGCGACATGGTCACCGTCGAAGCGCGTGCGGGCGAGGCTGACGACGAGGCGATGGCGTACGTCAGCGAACGAACGCGTCCCGGCTTCGTCACCGCGGAGTTCGGCTTCGGGACCGGAAACAGTCACGAAGAGGGGATGAACACCATGACAGTTCACGACATGCAACACGATCCAGTTTCGTCCCAGGTTGACAGGCACTTGGCCGCCGAGGTACGGAAGAACGGAGGTGACTGAGCATGGGCGAACAGTGGCTGTTCTACTTCGATCCGAACCGATGTATCGGCTGTCACGCCTGTTCGGTCGCCTGCAAGCAACGACACGACCTGGAGGCCGACGCCGACGACTGGCGGACGGTTACCCACGTCTCGAAGGGGGAGTATCCCGACTTCGAGCAGGTGCCGGTGTCGATGTCGTGTATGCACTGTCACGACTCTCCTTGCGAGTCGGTTTGTCCAGCGAACGCGATCGAGAAACGAGAGGAGGACGGCATCGTGACGGTCAACCGCGATCGGTGTATCGGCTGTCACTACTGTGCGTGGGCCTGTCCTTACGGCGCGCCGACGTACGACGACACGGGGCTGATGTCGAAGTGTAACCTCTGTCTCGGCGAGGGCCCGGGCGGCGGCCACGGTCAACCCGAACGCAAGACGCCCGAAGAAGGTGGCTCGGAACCAGCCTGTGTCGCCGACTGCGTCGGTGACGCGATCAAGGCCGGGCCCAAGAGCGAAGTCATGGCCGAAGCGTCGGACCGCGCGGCCGAGCGCTTCGAGGCAGGAGCCTACGAGGGTCGAGTCATCGTCGAACCGATGGAAGAAGACGCCGACATCGCGGAGTCGATCCGTGAGGGTGAGACAGCTAGTGGGACCGTCACGTACGAAGGGTGATTCCCGATGTTCCCTGACACTACGATAGCGGTCGTCCTCGCCCAGGGGTTCGCCGAACCCTACTGGCTTCCGTCTGACTACTGGAGCGAGCTCTCGCTGCCAGTCTACCTGTTCCTGGCAGTCGTCGCCGGAGGCGGGTTCCTCACTGGCGTGACTGCCTCGCTGCTCGACTCGCGGACCGACGCGGGCGGCCTCGAGGGAGAACTCTCGAGGTGGGGATTCTGGGTTGCGGTCGCCGGCGGTGCGGGGTCCGGGCTGGCGGTGCTCTCACACCAGGCGATACTCCTCCGCGGACTGCTGTTCCCAATCTACATGCAGAACTTCGAGTCGTGGATGACCATCGGGACGTGGATTCTCGTTTCGCTGGTCGTCGTGTCCGTGGTCGCGCTAGTGTTTGCACTGTTCGGCGACGAGGCGTCTGCTCTCGAGGGAGCGAGTCTGTTCCCGCGTGCGATCGTCGCCAAACTGGGGCTGCTCGAGACCGTCGACCGACTCGTCGATCGCGTGCGGCCGCCGAAGAACGGCCTCGTCGCGTTGTACGCCGTCGGAAGCGTGCTCGCACTGGCGACGGTGTACACCGGGTTCGAACTCGCGGTCGTCGAGACGGTGCCGCTGTGGAACATGCCCGTCGTGGTACCGGCGGCGTTCCTGCTGACTGGGCTCGCGTCGGGCGTGGGACTCGCAGTCGCGGTGACGGCGCTGTTCGCACGCGACGTCGACACCGTCATCGGGGGGTACGCCGTCGCGACCGGCCTGCTCTCCGCGTTGGGGCTTGCGTTCGTCTGGTACGGCTGGACCGAGATTGCGACCAGCGACGCACCAGCCGCGGCCGTAACCTACGTTGCACTCTCCGAGGGGAGTCTCGCCATCGGTTCCTGGCTCGTCGTCCTCGGGCTCGCAGTCGGCCTGCTTGCGGGACTTGGCGTCGGCGGCGCGACACTGGTCGACCGACGGTTGCCGCTTCTCGAGCGTGCTGCCGTGCCGGCGCTGGTCGGCTCTTTCGGGTTACTCGTGATCGGCAGCCTGGCGTTCCGGATCGTGATGCTGTACGGGGCACAGGAACATCCGGTGGTGGTCGTGGGATGACGTCCGCGACGACGCCCCCGTCCGCTGCGGATAGAAACGGCGAGATCGACGACCGGCGGACGCTCTCGGAACTGTACGCGCTGCTTGCGAAGTGCTTCGTCCACCCCGACGAACCGTTCCACCGCGCCGTGAGAAGCGGCGAGTTCGAGACGGCGGTTCGTGACCGCCTCGAGCGACTCGACTCGGACTCGACCCCGTCGCCGGCACCGTCGGCCGAGGAGAGCCACGCCGACCTCCGGAGAGCGTACTTGCAGACGTTCGAGGGGTTCGACGGGCCGTCGGCTCCGCCAGTCGAGTCGGTGTACGAGCCATGGTGGGACGGCAGGGAGCGCGAACTACTGTCCGGGCCGGCAGAAGCCGACGCCAAACGGCGGTTCGAAGCGATCGACGCCGACCGGCCCGACGCCTATCCGGCCGACCACCTCGCAGTGTTGCTCGAGTACGCGTCGCTCGCCCTCGAGGCCGAACGCGACGACGAGTACGCCGACTTCCACGCCCGTCACTTCGACTGGCTGTCTGCGTTTGCCGACCGCGTCACAGAGACCGCCGACGCTCCGTTCTACGAGTGGGCGGTCGAGGTTCTCGAGGTGGCAGTACTGACTGCCAAACGGCGGTATCTCGACGGCGGGACGGCGTTCGACCGAGGTGAGCCGGGATGAGCGCGACCGGTGTCGACCGGCAGTTCAAACTGACGCTGTCGTGGACGGAGCCGGGCGTCGGACACGATATCCTCGAGTGTCTGGCGACGGCGATCGGCGAGGACGCCGTGTCGATCGACGCAGCGGTCGGAGCCGGCGAAGTCGGGACGGCTCCTCGACAGTTGTCGATCGACGTCGGACCGGTGACGCGAAAGCAACTCGAGGCGGCCAGGGTGGCTGTCGAAGCTGGGTACTACGATACGCCACGCCAGGCTCGGCTTGCCGACCTCGGGACGGAACTCGACATCTCCGAGTCGGCAGTCTCACAGCGCCTGGCGAACGTCGAACGCGCGTTGATGGTGGCGCTTGCCGAGGCCGACGACGGCGAGAGACGGTGACAACCAGCCACGTTTCCGCTCTTCTCGTCGCTCTGTCTTCGTTACAGCCGATCTGGTGGCCGTCGGCGTCGATGCGACCGAAGACAGTCGCAGTCGCCCCGAGACGATCGGACGAGACCGTCTCAGACAGGTTGCTGTCAGTCAGTTCCGGCGCGACCGCAGGAGGACTCGCGGTCGCGCCGGTAGATCGGGACAGCAGTCCGTCTCAGGTGTATTGCTCGAGCAACTGCTCGAGTTGCCCCTTCGTCTGTGCGCCGACCATCCGCTCGACCGGTTCACCGTCTGCGTAGAGAACCAGCGTCGGCACGCCCTGTGCCCCGAGTTGCTGGGCCAGTCGCTGATGGGCGTCGACGTCGACTTTTGCGACTGCAGCGTCCGTTTCGGCGGCCAGCGCCTCGATCGTTGGCTCGAGCATCTGGCAGGGCCCACACCAGTCGGCGTAACAGTCGACGAGGACGACATCGTGATCGTCGACGACGTTCTCTAAGTGACCCTGACCCGTGATACCGATCGGCTCGGCGGGAGTATCGGACGCGTCGGCGACCTCGGACGTGGCGAGTTCGCCGCCGTTCTCGAGTCGGTCTTGGAGCTCCTGTTTCTTCCGTTCGCGAATGCGGTGTCGTTCTTCGTCGAGATCAGTCATACAAATCCGTACACGCTCGAGTGACAAAATAGTTGTGTGGTACAGGTTCAATACTGTCTGCAGGTCTAGGCAGATTAGAAGCGAGAAAGCGATCTCGAGACGAAAAGCGAGCGCAGAATAGACTCTTTCTTGCAATTCAGGGGCCAACGGTCGGTACGGGATGTCACACCGACGCGATCGAACGGGTAGACGCCCTCGAAGCCCCGTCGCGATATCGTTTCTGTTCTCGTGAGAACCTACTCGAGCTTGTATCACGGTCGAACCTGCGAGGGCAGGAGCCGGTACGAACGTTCCAAACCGAACCGCTTACCCACCGGCGGCCGATACCGGCCCGTATGGAAGCCGTTGTCGAGGCGATAGACCTCGAGCGGAGGTACGGGGAGACCGTCGCATTGGCGGGGGCATCAATGACCGTCGAACGAGGGGAAGTGTTCGGACTGATCGGTCCGAACGGGGCAGGAAAGACGACGCTCGTCCGTGCGTTGACGGGGACGACCGAGCCCGATGCGGGATCGGCACGCGTCCTTGGTACGAAGCCGAACGCAGTCGACCGTGATCGGCTGGGCGTGCTCCCACAGGACTTCTCGCCTCCGGACAGGCTCACCGCCCGCGAACTGATCGATTACTACGCCGGCCTGTACGACGACGCCCGCGATCCGGACGACGTCCTCGCCGCCGTCGGACTCGCCGACGCTGACGACACGTGGTACGAGAACCTCTCGGGCGGACAACAGCGTCGTGCCTGTGTCGGCTCGATCCTCGTCAACGACCCCGACGTACTCTTTCTCGACGAACCGACGACCGGCATCGACCCCGCCGGTCGACGAACCATCTGGACTCTCGTCGAAGAGCTCGCTGCCGGAGGGACGACCGTCGTCCTCACCACCCACGACATGGCCGAAGCCGAACACCTCGCCGACCGCGTCGGCCTGCTCGCAGAGGGCCAGATCGTCGCCCACGGGTCGCCCGACGAACTCGTCGCCGAACACGGCGGCTCGAGTCGACTCACGGTCGAAACGACAGCCGGGGCCGACGCCTTCGGCGACCTCGAGTATCCAGTCGAGCAGGCAGCGCCCAGTCATCGATCGACACGGATGGACACAGTCGTCGTCCGTGGCGTCATGCCCGCGGAGATCTCCACCGTCGTCGACTATCTCGAGGCCCGCGACCTCGAGTACACGGGACTGACCTGGGCCGAGCCCGACCTCGAGGACGTCTACCTCGAGCTTGCAGACGACGCGGAACGAGATCGGACGGCAAACACCGAGGATCGAACGGCGACCACGACCCTGAACGTGGGTGAGACGGCGTGAGCAGGATTGGACGCATTCGTGCAGAGGCCGATACTGGCTGGCGATCGTTCGCCCGTCGGCGAACGGCGGTCTTTTTCACGTTCTTTTTCCCCGTCATCCTGATCGTTATCTTCGGTGCACTGGTTCGCACCGATCCGGCAGGCGACGGGCTGTTCGCCGAACCTGCTGGATACTACGTCCCCGGCTATCTGGCCGTCGTCGTCCTCTTTACGCCCCTGTCTCGGATGGGAAGCGAGGTCGCACGCCATCGTGAAGGCAACCGATTCGAAAAACTCGCGACGACGCCGCTGTCGAGGTGCGAGTGGCTGCTCGCTCAGACGATCGTCAACGCCGTTATCATCGGTCTCGCGGGACTGTTGATTCTCGTCCTCGTGCTCGCACTGACCGGAGCCGAGCTCGTCTTCTCCACCCTGCTCGTAGCATACGTCCTCGTTGGCGTGATCTGTTTCTGTGGCATCGGCGCGATGCTCGGCAGCTACACCGACTCGCGGGACGGTGCCGTCGCAGCCAGCAACGCGATCGCACTCCCGCTTTTGTTCCTCTCCGAGACGTTCGTCACGCTCGAACAACTGCCCGGCTGGTTCGAACCGCTCGTCAATCTCTCGCCGCTTACCTACTTCGCTCGCGGCGTCCGAGCAGCGACGTACCCCGACGCGACGACACCCGCCGTCGCGGGAGTCGATCCGACGATTGCCAACCTGGGAATCCTGGTCGCACTGGCAGTCGTCGCGTTCGCACTCGGCGCGCGATCGATCCCCCGAACCGACTGACCTACTCGGTCGCTGCCGGCAAGGTAACGAAAAACGTCGACCCCCCACCCGGTTCTGACTCGAGCCAGATCTCGCCGCCGTGCCGCTCGACGATCCGCTCACAGAGCGCAAGGCCGATACCACTGCCGGACTGTCCGACCGCGTGGAGTCGTTCGAACAGCTCGAAGATCCGATCGGCGTCGTCGGGCTCGATGCCGATCCCGTCGTCTTCGACCGAGATCACCCACTCGCCGTCGTCCCGAACGGCTGAGATTTCGACCCGCGGCGGCTCGTCGCCGCTGTATTCGATCGCGTTCGACAGCAGGTTCTGGAAGAGTTGCCGGAGCTGGTTACCGTCGCCCTCGACGCGCGGCAGTGACTCCGCGAGGATCTCGGCGTCGTGCTCTTCGATGGGAACCTCGAGGTCCCTGCGGACATCTGCGAGTACGTCGTCCAGCCCGACCGGTTCGAGCGGTTCGCCAGCGGTGTCGACCCGCGAGTACGCAAGCAGACCGTCGATCATCTCCCGCATCCGGTCGGCACCGTCGACAGCGTACTCGATGAACTCCATCGCGTCGTCGTCTAACTGGTCAGCGTACCTGGTCTCGAGCAACTGGAGGTAACTCGAGACCATCCGAAGGGGCTCTTGCAGGTCGTGTGACGCAGCATAGGCGAACTGCTCGAGGCGTTCGTTGGACTCCTCGAGTCTGCGCTGGTATTCTCTGCGTTCGGTGATGTCGGTCAGGACGACGACGGCACGGGTTACGTTCCCGCACTCGTCTCTGATCGGCGTCCCGTGTTCCGTGATGATCCGCTGACTGCCGTCGGCCGTCTCGATCTCGTAGACGTTGGGATCGACGACGGCCTCTCCCTCGAGAACCTGCACCATCGTCCACGCTTCGGGCTCGACGGGCGCACCCGAGTCAGCCCAGACTGCGTCGGCATTCTCGTACTCCACAACGGTTTCGGCATCGAAGACGTCTCTCCCCCAGATCTCTCTGGCCGTGTCGTTTGCCCGCAGCAGGGAGCCGTCGCCGTCCGCGACGACGACGCCGACCGGCAACACGTCGAACAGCGTCTCGAGTTGCGTTCGCTGTTGCTCGGCCTCGAGTTCGGCCTGCTTACGCTCGGTGATGTCGGTCAACGCGCCGGAGAACGTCTGTGGGTTCCCCCCTTCGTCGCACTCGACGTGACCGCGGGCGATCACCCACCTGATTTCGTCGTCGTCCCGAATGCGGTACTCGGCCTCGTACTCGCTACAACAGTCGAGAGCGTCTTCGATCTCGGCTCTTACGCGCTCGCGATCGGCTTCGTGGACTGACGCGAGCAACCGCTCGATCGAGACGCCGTCCCGTGCTGCTGCCGGATCGACCCCGAACGCCTTCGCAAACGCGGAACCGGTGACGAACTCGTCGGCAGGCACGTCCCACTCCCAGGTGCCGACCGCTCCAGCCTCGGTTGCCGCCTCGAGTCGTGTTTTGGTCTCTCGCAGCAGTTGCTCACGTTCCCTGCGCTCGGTAACGTCACGGAAGTACACCGATAGGCCGGTCTCGGACGGGTAGGCGTTGACCTCGAGCCAGGCGTCTGCGACCTCCGAGTACGCCACGAATCGAACCGTCTCCTGGGACTCCATCGCCTCCCGGTACTCGCGTTCGAACCGGGAGCCGACGGCGGTCGGAAACACCTCCCAGACGTTCTTCCCGACCAGTTCCCGATCCACAGCACCGAGTAGTTCCTTCGCACGCTCGTTTACGTACGTGTAGCGCCAGTCCGTATCGATCGCGTGGAACGCGTCGCTGACGCGCTCGAGTGTCCGCTCGAGTTCGCTCTCGAGGCGCTTGCGTTCGGTGACGTCCCGCAGCGCGTACACTGCGCCGTCGAACTCGCCGTCGACGTCGAAAAGCGGCGCACAGTGGGCGGAGAGCCACACTCGAGTCCCGTCGGGCTGGTCGATCCCGAGTACCTCGTCGTAAACCGGAGCGCCGGTCCCCCTAACGGTACTGAACGGTAGCTCGTCACCCGACAACGGATCGCCGTCCTCGTCGACGAGATTCCAGCGCTCGTCGTCGTGGACGTAGCTTCGTAGTTCCTCGAGCGGGCGGTCGAACAGCTCTTCGGCACGGTCGTTGGCGAACACGTTCCGTCCATCGGCGTCGAGCAGCGTGATGCCGACAGGGCTCGTCTGGAGAATTTCGTCTTTCAGGTCGCGTTCGGCACGCAGTTGTTCCTCGAGTCGGTTGCGCTCGGTGACGTCGCGGACGACCCCGACACGTTTCTCGCTGCCGTCTTCGCCAACTAGAAGGGTAAACCGGTTCTCGACAGTGCAGGTCTTGCTTGCACCGACAGTGATCGTCTCTTCGAACGTCGGACTCCTGCTGTCGTCGACAGCCGTCCGCCACTCGGCGTCGATCGTGTCGACAGCGTCTACGTTCTCCCCGAACACGCTGGTCGCGTCTCTCCCCCGAAGCTCCTCGCGGGAGAACGCCGTCAACGCGGCAAACGAGTCGTTGACCAGCTCGAATCGGCGATCCTCGTCGAGCACGTACATTCCGTCGTGGGCCGTCTCAACCGCCGTCTCGTATCGCTCGAGTTTGCGCTCCCGGCGGAACCGGTCGGTGACGTTCTCGATCGCGAAGACGACACCGTCTAACTCGTCGTTGGCGTCGTAGACCGGCGCACCGTTGACCGAGACCCAGACCCGCTCCCCGCTCGGTCGCAACACGCCACTGACCTGGCCATACAGTGGCTCCTCGGCGTCGACGATCCGCGGGAACGGGAGTTCCTCGCGCTCGAGTGGCTCGCCGTCGACGCCAATTTCGTCCCACTCCGGGTCGTCGAACCT contains:
- a CDS encoding PAS domain S-box protein; protein product: MDPSPSGTESAPDDRVYRQRAVADFGDRALEDRGFDDVCRDATRTVAETLGVESCSCTVLERSSDGSRLHLRAGIGRETDEVEAATVSAGRDSQAGYTVAENEPVLVDDFQAEDRFERQGVGYEHAPESGISVPIGPPSEPWGVLSASATVVGAFTEADLAFLRNVAVVLASAIERDRAERRRDVEQTLKEGIVEASPIGITIVGVDGEMRFANERAEEIFGRSKERVDELRFDDPEWDEIGVDGEPLEREELPFPRIVDAEEPLYGQVSGVLRPSGERVWVSVNGAPVYDANDELDGVVFAIENVTDRFRRERKLERYETAVETAHDGMYVLDEDRRFELVNDSFAALTAFSREELRGRDATSVFGENVDAVDTIDAEWRTAVDDSRSPTFEETITVGASKTCTVENRFTLLVGEDGSEKRVGVVRDVTERNRLEEQLRAERDLKDEILQTSPVGITLLDADGRNVFANDRAEELFDRPLEELRSYVHDDERWNLVDEDGDPLSGDELPFSTVRGTGAPVYDEVLGIDQPDGTRVWLSAHCAPLFDVDGEFDGAVYALRDVTERKRLESELERTLERVSDAFHAIDTDWRYTYVNERAKELLGAVDRELVGKNVWEVFPTAVGSRFEREYREAMESQETVRFVAYSEVADAWLEVNAYPSETGLSVYFRDVTERREREQLLRETKTRLEAATEAGAVGTWEWDVPADEFVTGSAFAKAFGVDPAAARDGVSIERLLASVHEADRERVRAEIEDALDCCSEYEAEYRIRDDDEIRWVIARGHVECDEGGNPQTFSGALTDITERKQAELEAEQQRTQLETLFDVLPVGVVVADGDGSLLRANDTAREIWGRDVFDAETVVEYENADAVWADSGAPVEPEAWTMVQVLEGEAVVDPNVYEIETADGSQRIITEHGTPIRDECGNVTRAVVVLTDITERREYQRRLEESNERLEQFAYAASHDLQEPLRMVSSYLQLLETRYADQLDDDAMEFIEYAVDGADRMREMIDGLLAYSRVDTAGEPLEPVGLDDVLADVRRDLEVPIEEHDAEILAESLPRVEGDGNQLRQLFQNLLSNAIEYSGDEPPRVEISAVRDDGEWVISVEDDGIGIEPDDADRIFELFERLHAVGQSGSGIGLALCERIVERHGGEIWLESEPGGGSTFFVTLPAATE